ATGTCCGGGCTGGTATGTATTCAGCACCTAACTGGCAGAAGGTTTCTCATTTGATGAATGACTTGCTTGATTGGTTAAATAGTAAGTCAAAAGAAATTCCTGTTATTTTTTCTTCTGCACTATTACATTTGCAGTTTGTAAATATCCATCCTTTCAGGGATGGCAATGGCCGATGTGCAAGGGCATTGGCAACCTGGGAATTATACCGCAGAGGATTTGACACATTACATATTTTTTCACTTGATGAGGTTTTGCTTGAGAACCGAAATCTTTATATTAAAAATCTTCAACGGGTTCAAGTAGAGAAATATCCACTTGATGCATGGTTAGAATTTATGTCAGAGGCAGTATTGGAAACTCTTGAACGTGTTTATAGCCGTATACTGTCAACTGGTATTACAACTCAAACACCTATTTCGCTTACTCTGAAACAGGAAAAACTTTTACGGGTTTTACAAGAGCGGGGAATAATGAATATTCGTGATATAGCCAGAGCAATCAGGACAACTCTTCCTGGGGCACATTATGTTCTTAAACCGCTTCTTGAATACAAAGTGGTTGTCAG
The DNA window shown above is from Elusimicrobiota bacterium and carries:
- a CDS encoding Fic family protein, with the protein product MWQPIYKVNNRTLELLENIAGLRSKIQASSIRLPWIPSLVRDAVIRLAHGSTAIEGCTLSVDAVKSLFDGKKVFGYPEKHIRMAKNYIDAIQWITKNEKKSVILEKDIMWLHKIIATGAVDEGPIGDYRRVNVRAGMYSAPNWQKVSHLMNDLLDWLNSKSKEIPVIFSSALLHLQFVNIHPFRDGNGRCARALATWELYRRGFDTLHIFSLDEVLLENRNLYIKNLQRVQVEKYPLDAWLEFMSEAVLETLERVYSRILSTGITTQTPISLTLKQEKLLRVLQERGIMNIRDIARAIRTTLPGAHYVLKPLLEYKVVVRVGHHKSVRYTVPSRLDGIKTSG